In the genome of Columba livia isolate bColLiv1 breed racing homer chromosome 1, bColLiv1.pat.W.v2, whole genome shotgun sequence, the window TTTAAGCTGACTCTGATCTGCACTGAATTTCACATCCTTTTTTCTGGATCACAAGAGTTGAATGTCTTTACTAGCATCTACATCACTACAAAGTCTGTGTGTTCATGTGAGTGATATCTTGCACCTGCAGTAATTTCACTGATGGCTTCTCATGTGTCCTTAGAGGGTTTTCCTGAGGccaaaaagacattaaaatgtGGCCCAAAACAGCCTCTTTTTATACATTGTATTTCCAGATTGGTTTCTGGCATCCTCTACTTAACCAGACTGTTCCCTTGCTTTAAAACAGTATTTGCTTCTGTGGGACTACACAGGGAGGAAGTTAGTGTTCAGGCAGGACCCAGCTAAGGAGCTATGCATTTAGAAAACTGTACATCCAAATTCAGATATTTGCTAAAATCTGCTTTGTGCTAGGCACAGATTGGCAAACTTTGTATCACCAGCATTCTAAAAATGCAGCCATTTTGTGTTagttttccactttttttcatattcttctTTGTAGGCATGAAGTCCAAATTTCCATACAAGGAAACAGATAGATCTTCAGATTAATTAATGGAGAGCTCTGCTGCCCACCTACCAGTTTTTGAGTATGCTTTTTTGTTGCCAGACATTTTTGCCTTGTTACCTCAACTGCCACAAGCTTTTCAGAAGGTTGTAGTTGTAGGAAATTACCCTTTAAGTATGTTGCCATGAAGCCTACAACATATAAGGTTTCTTCCCAGCAGATCCTGCAAAATGAGTGTGGTGCTTTTTATCAGAGGACCATAAAACCCCAAAGGCCTTGCATTTGAcgtgtttgtttttcatcatcCCTGAGCCCTTCGAAAGCCTCTGAGCCAACAGAGCTACCACCAGAAGGAGCCCGGGTGAGACCATCACCTTCTGAGGGAGGAAAGAGAACCAAAGGGTAGCTGACGTGCCGCTCTGACCCAGAGGCATGGTCTGACCCCAAAGTCATCCAGTTTTCACCCACAGTAACCATGGAGACTGGTGAAGTCCTAAGAGCACACACTGCACAGCTAAGATAAAGGCACCTAAGAGGAAGCAGGAGCATATTTCATGTATGCACAGTAATTTCATAACAGATGACTCAGGGGCAATTCTGGCtaacaaagagaagaagaaactttGCCATTTTGGAAAGACACAGAACTGATGATTACGCCAGTCACCAAAGACAACCTTAGGTTAAAAGCTCTTTTTGGAAAGAAGACCGGAACATTACATTTGTCTTACCCTTTTGTAAACGTTATAGCCTTTATAGGTAGTGCAGAGGTCTGATGATGAGGTCTGTACGTCACACTTACAGATATTACTGCCAAAATTTTTTCCCCAGTCTGCAGCTCCATTCAGCAAACCACAGCACTGGTTCTGCAATGAAGGAGGAGACAGGGAGATGAAAAAAGTGGTGATTTGCAGTTTGAGGGCAGTAGGGGAGGCAGTTGAGAGGAACAACAAAGGGGaaatttccttttgtgttttcccATGTGGAAGTTTTCCCAAATTGATATGTCTCAAATACCCTTTACATTTCCATACCAGTTATAAGAATGTACGTgcacaaattttaaaaagggaaaataaaattttctaaaagggggggaaaaaagaccaGATTTTCATTATACAGTGctcaaaaaaaattaacatcCTATAAAGTTAGTAATTGTCAGTGTCAGAACTGAACTGCAATACGCAATAATGCTAAGTACAGTAGTTTTTGAGAATCAAGTCTTCCTTCTTCAGGTTATACTTGCAGAAGTTAAGTAACAGCTCCAGAAACACCCACATTTCACATCTTGAAAAGCCAGGCTGAAAACGCAAAACTCAGGGACATAAAACACTGAAATCTAGAAAAATAACCACCTTGAATGATGGTTAGCCCTTTAAATTAGAAATGGACTGAGGAGGCCAGGGCTCcctttggggtttgtgaaaccTAAACCAGGTGCAGTTTCACTTCATGTTCCACTTTATTCAAGCCACAAAAGCTCAGGGGTGCAGACTTGAGCTTGAGGTCCCCCctctttaaaaagcagctgGAAATGTTCACATAATTTTGTACAAAAGCAAAGGCCGTGGGACATAATAAAGCAATCCTGgtctatttaaaaattaatacagtaattatgggatttttcattttgctcacCCTTCAATCATCTCTCCAGGGAGCTGCTTATTATATCAGAAGAAATAAGCTGGCTCAGAAGCAGAGGACAAGGCCAGAGGTGGAATGGGGAAGGAGAAGCGGAAGTAATATAAACCACCCAGATAttgtttcttgcttccttttctttcacaccatcagactttaaaaatattggaaTTCTTTGAGCCTACAGCAGGCTCTCTGTTAATGTATAGATACAGGTACCTATGGGAGGGGCAAGGGTCTACACCATCAGTGATATCAGTGAGATTCAAGGGTGTCCTTTGTGTGACAGACAGGACCAAGGTGGCCCTAAGTGTTCACCTTCTGGGGTCCTGCAGGTGGGGGAAGCCAGGGTAGCTATAAgcacagtgaaaacaaacctcCCTTTTATCaagttttcttcccctttcttacaAGCGTTGCATCTAATGCCTTCATAGCAATggcatattaaaaatgaaatacactCCTGCAGTTTTCCTTATCCTGGGATAATCTTGCCTTAAGAGTACTGGGTAATTCTTAGCTGGGATGCAGTGGAGGAGCAATGTCTTTTCAGAAGGGAAAGCTGTAGCGAAGGAGCAGGCAGCCTTCACGTGAGAGAGCCTCGCTAACCATCAGTCTCTCTTGTATGTTGTGTGTCCTTGCTCCATCACTCTTACAAACACTAGTGCACAAAGAAATCATCACAGAAGGCCCTTGTCATATTGAGAGAGCAGAAGCCCCTTGTGCAGTGTTTTCACTTAAGTCAGACCCTTCCCCGTCCCCAGGGAATGAAATGAAAATCTATGGCTAAGTGACCATAAAATGAAGCACAGACAAATGCCAGAGATGGAACAGAGAGCAACAATCCCTGTCTGCCCttcattacattttaattacCATGTTCTCAAACTTCTGGAAACTCTCTTGAAATGTTTTGTCTTCTTCTGTAGAGCCTTGCAATGAATTCACATTCTGCTGGAGGGTCTCCTTATAGCTTGTTTCAATCTGAAagcccaaatattttattagtttttaGGGTAGAAACAAAACTCCGGGAAGACATTgatgaaaatgcagaataatACTGTACCTGAGATCTGTACACTGCTCCCAAAACACCTCCTGTGATCTGAAGGATCAGGATCAGAAGCAGTCCAATAAAAaactaggaagaaaacaaaagggggAGAAAACTATAGTACTTTTGACCAAGAAGATATCATTTCTTCTAAGTGAAGGTTACGATTTCACGTGCTTGAATAACCATGTAGGTAGAACAAACAGAAGTTCCAGCTAGGGCTGCTCCACTTATTCCTTCTTTGGTGATGAGAAAAGTGGGTGCTCAAGACAGAGTGTGCTCAGCTGGTGATCAAAACAAGGTGCACACCAAAGTAGTGGCATGATGGGCAGTATGTAGGTGAGGGTTGTTGGgcagaaggacagggaggaCGTTCTAGGAGGACCAGCAAAGAAAGCAACTGGGAATTTATGAAATTAAGTGGTGGATGGAACTTTGGTGATAGTTGGATGGAAAAATCTAGTGACATGCTCGGGATTGCCTGGACCCTATCTTCCGGTTAATGAAACCACCCATCATTTTTTCTGCACTAGAATTCAGAAATGGCTCAAGCACAAGTTAAGCAATGAAAACACGTGATCATAATCAAGtatttcattaaacaaaatGGCTCACAACCTCATTTGCAAAGAGCATATCCATCAAATGTAGCTGTGGCCTGTTAAAGGTAGtcagatgtttttctttcttaccaacAGCAGCATGCACCGACTCTCCTTGATGGCACCACAGCACCCTAGAAAGCCAAGGACCATAATGATGGAGCCCACTGCTATCAGCAGATCAACCCCTGCAAACATGTT includes:
- the TSPAN8 gene encoding tetraspanin-8 is translated as MAGVSSCMKYSMFIFNFLFWLCGSIILGVSIWIRVSKDAQQELQIESNMFAGVDLLIAVGSIIMVLGFLGCCGAIKESRCMLLLFFIGLLLILILQITGGVLGAVYRSQIETSYKETLQQNVNSLQGSTEEDKTFQESFQKFENMNQCCGLLNGAADWGKNFGSNICKCDVQTSSSDLCTTYKGYNVYKRPCGEVMLEFIKNHLLIIMGIAFGLAFIEILGLVFSMSLYCQIQRK